DNA from bacterium:
CGAGTTCTTCGCTCGGGAGGCGGAAGGTCACGTTCATGAGCGAGCGATCATCCGGATTGGCCACAGTACCCTTGTAAAAGTCTGCGTGCGCATCAAAGAGATCGTACAAGAGCGCTGCCTTCTTCTCGTTGCGCTCCTGGATGGCACCGAGTCCGCCTTCCGCGAGGATCCACTCGAGCGTTTTCCCCAGCACGAAAATCGGGAACACCGGCGGCGTGTTGAACATGGAATCCTTATCCACATGCGTACCGTAGCGCATCATGGTCGGGATGTCTCCCTTTGCCTTCTCTTCAATCCAGGACTTCTTCACGATGACGAGAGTCACGCCCGAAGGACCCAGATTCTTCTGTGCACCGGCATAGATCAGGTTGAAACGGCTGTAATCCATCTCGCGGCTGAGCATGTCAGAAGACATATCACAGACAAGCGGCACGTTTCCGACATCCGGAATACTCTTGAACTCCGTGCCGAAAATGGTGTTGTTCGAGGTGTAATGCACGTAATCCGCATCCGCGGTGAGCTGCATCTCTTTCGGGATATAGTTGAAATTCTGATCCTCGGACGTGGCTGCGACATTGCATGCACCGAGCATCTTCGCTTCCTTGATGGCCTTCTTCGACCATGCGCCGGTGTTGATGTAGTCGGCCTTGCCATGCAGGAAATTCATCGGAACCATGGCAAACTGCGTACTAGCACCGCCGCCGAGGAAAAGCACGGCGTAGTCGTCCGCAGACAGTCCCATGATCTTCAGCGTATCACTCTGCGCTTTCTGAATGACCGCGTCGAACTCCTTCGAACGGTGACTGATCTCCATGATGGACATACCCATTCCGGCAAAATCGAATGCGGCGTCGCGTGCCGCTTCGATCACGGGCAGAGGCAGGACGGCCGGGCCGGCAAAGAAGTTGTGAGAACGCATAGGCATGTGAAACTCCTGAATGTAATGTGCGGAAAGCTACGTAGTTGGCGCCGCGCACGGCGGCTTAAACACAAACATACAACTAATTCCCGAATTCGCCATACACTACTCCCGTAAGGGACTGCGCGGCTTCGGTCTACCCCGAGTACAAGGCAGAAAGGACGATGTTTGTGCCTGCATTCCCTTTTCGCTAATTTAGTTGGACAGTCGGGAAATGGACCCGAAACGCCTCTGCATACAGGGTGCGGAGTCCGATTTCCCGGCTTCAATTCGATCCTTTATCACAACGCAGAATACGGAGTTCGTTATGAAGATCCTGATCACTGACGGAATATCCGAAGCCGGAGCCAAAATGCTCCAGGATGCCGGACATGAGGTCGTCCAGCAAAAACTCGATCCCGATCAGCTGTTGCAGCAGATCGGTGAATATGAAGCCATCCTCGTCCGTTCCGCCACCAAGGTGCGTCAGGATGTCATTGACGCCGGAAGCAAGCTGAAAGTCATCGGCCGTGGCGGTGTGGGGCTCGACAATATCGACGTTGCCTACGCCAAAGAGAAAGGCATTGCCGTCGTAAACACGCCGGGCGCATCTTCAATTTCCGTCGCCGAGCTGGCTGTCGCCCACATGTTCGCTGTCAGCCGCTTCCTGCCTGCCAGCAATATCGAAATGCGCAACGGCGAATGGCCGAAGAAGGCCTTCAGCAAAGGCATGGAACTGACGGGCAAGACTCTCGGACTCATCGGTTTCGGCAATATCGGCCGCGAAACCGCGAAACGCGCCCTGGGACTGGGGATGAATGTCGTCGCGTATGATCCTTTTGTAAAGGAAACCGATATGGACGTGACCCTGATGAGCAAAGACGATCTGCTCGCAGCAGCTGATTACATCAGCCTCCATATCCCCTTCATCAAGGAAGAGGGGCCGACCATTACCGCCGCTGAATTCGCAAAAATGAAGGATGGTGTCGTGCTGGTCAACTGCGCGCGTGGCGGCGTCGTTGCGGAAAGCGACCTGCTCGAAGCCCTCAACAGCGGCAAGGTCCGCGCTGCGGGAATCGACGTCTACGAAAACGAACCGGTGACGGACGCACAGACCGCACTCATCAACCATGCAAACGTCTCCGTGACTCCGCATATCGGCGCCTCCACCGTTGAGGGACAGGCCCGTGTCGGCATTGAAATCGCCGAACGTGTCATCGATGCATTGAAATCATAACGCAAAGAAGGAAAGACAATATTCATGGCAACGCTTCGACCCTTCAAGGCCTATCGCCCCAAACCCGAACTCGCCGCGGAAGTCGCCGCGAAACCGTATGACGTGCTCAACTCCGACGAAGCCCGTGAGGAAGTCAAGGGACATCCCCTTTCCTTCCTGCATATCGGGAAACCGGAAGTCGATCTCGATCCCTCCCTCGACATCCATGATGCCGCCGTGTATGAAAAAGGCCGAGAGAATCTCCAGAAGCTCATCAGCGACGAGGTCCTCGTCGAGGACGCTGCGCCGAGCCTCTATCTCTACGCCCAGACCATGGGTGAGCATACACAGTACGGACTCGTCGGCTGTGCCGCCGTGGAAGAGTACTGGGACGACACGATCAAGAAACATGAATACACGCGCAAGGATAAGGAAGAGGATCGCTGCAACCACGTCCGCGTGACGAATGCACATACCGGTCCCATCTTCCTCACGTATCCCGACAATCCGGATGTCGATGCGATCGTCGACGGCGTGCGCGCACAGCCTCCCGTCACCGACCACGTCGCGGCGGATGGTATTCGTCACCAGACCTGGGTGATCAACGACGCGGATACGGTCGCACGGCTCTCCTCGCTGTTCGAAACCATTCCCAATCTTTACGTCGCAGACGGACATCACCGTTCCGCTGCCGCGGCGATTGTGGGACGCGAGCGCGCGAAAGCCAATCCCGAGCATCGCGGCGACGAAGAATACAATTTCTTCCTCGCGGTGTACTTCCCCGCAGGTCAGCTCCGTATTATGGATTACAACCGCGTGGTGAAGGATCTCAACGGTCTGTCGGAGGAGCAGTTCTTCGAAAAACTCGGAACACTGTTCACCGTCACTCCCGCCGACGCCCAGGTTCGTCCTGAAGCCAAGGGCAGCTTCGGGCTGTATATGGACAGCAAGTGGTATCACCTGCGGGCCAATGACGAACTGCTCAACACGGCGGATCCCGTCGAACGTCTCGACGTGGCCATCCTCCAGAATAAGGTGCTCAGTCCAATTCTCGGCATCCAGGATCCGCGCACGGACAAACGCATCGATTTCGTGGGGGGCATTCGTGGCCTCGATGAGCTTGAGCGTCGTGTGAACTCAGGCGAAATGAAACTGGCCATTTCCATGTTCCCAACGTCCATCGAAGAACTCATGGCCATCGCGGATGCCGGAAAAGTCATGCCGCCGAAGTCCACCTGGTTTGAGCCCAAACTGCGTGACGGACTGTTTGTCCATTTTCTCGACTGACGTTCAACGCCGTATCTTCGACCAGAAACGCAGAGGGGCGATCGTCATGATCGCCCCTCATTTTTGTATCCTGCCTGCCAGGAATTACTTACGGATGGTATAGCGGATTTCTTCAGGATCGGTTTTCAGCAACCGAAGTCCCGCCGGGAAGTGCACCGTTGGCATGATCGTTCCGGAGGTATCCGCCACGATGTCCCTGAATGAAATTTCTGCACTGAAGTCATCAGCCGAAATCAGGGAAAGATAATTCACCCCACCCCGCACCGACACCGTAATGCTCTGCTGTCCGAGCAGCACTTCCCTGTCTGGCGGGACCCCTTTGATTTCAACACGGATGTCGTCGAAGCTCACATCCGCAAGCTGTTCCGTGGCGATGTGCAGATTTACTTTGTCTGTACTCAGTCGAACCACCCCGGGCAGGGAATCCAGCACGGGAACTTCCTCCGCCACCGGCAACGCGAGATCTTCATAACTGCGAGCTGCAATGGGCCAGGAGGTGATACCGCGCAACACACGTTCCGCGCCCTCGAGGACGATGGAATCCGGAGAAATCTCAATATCCCGCATCAGGCCAAAATCCGGTTTGAAGGAAACACTCAGAGAACGGAAATGCAGAGGGACCTTTTTCTTGACAAAGCGATCGACCTGCACGAAGAGTGTTTCCGGATACGCACGAATTGCTTTCACACCTACGGGAAGTACCATGCTTTCGGTCAGTGAACGGTTGGTCTGGATCACTCCTGATCGCAGTCTGCTACCCGGGATCTCGTACCGCAGCTGCTTGCCGGCGGACAGCCACAGAAGCTGCCAGCCGCGTGCTTCAAGCAGGACGTTGATCTCCCTGGGCAGCGGCTTTACGAGCGCCAATCCTTTCGGCATATTGCTGACGGAAAGCGGCACGTCGAGACGTGTCCGGAATGAACCTCCCATGGTGACGGAAAACCAGAACATCGCCGCGACCAGGAAGGACCCGATTAAAATGTGATAACGGCCTTTTCTCATGAACGGAGCACCAGTGTGTGAGACCGCAACTTAGTGAGCACGGGTCAAAATTTCAACGCAGATCAAGGGTTTGACGATCACTATCTCACGGACTCATCGGTGCAAGCGAGAGCGTGAGCCATTGTCCGCCCTCTTTCTGCACGCGCTGAATGGAAAGTTCGTATGCAGTTCTGCGCATCCACTGCCAGGCGACTTCATTCTCTCCCTTTTCCTTCATCTCACCGAGGTTGCTCTTCTGCACCTTTGCAACGAAATCCCTGTATTCCGGAAACGCGTCGGACTCATTTTCCCCTACGGGCCGCTGTGCGAAAACGCGCATGAGAAAGGGACGATAGTAGCGGTCGACGTCATAGTCGAGCCACATCGTCCAGCCATCCCCGCTGTCAGGCGACAGACGCATGCTGAACCCGATACAGGAAGATCCGGTAAACAGACTGTCTACCATCTCCATGTGCATATTGCCAGGCACACGGACATTCCCATGACCGAAACGCTGATTGATATGAACGGAACCGAGAAATACGGCAGGATCGAAGCGCTGTGGCTGAACGACCTGTGGCTCTTCCTGCTGCGCATGCGCACAGCCGGACATGAACATCACAAGCAACAGCGCTGTCATTGCGATATGTCGCATAATTATCCCCAGAACATGTGGCGGCCGCCTCTGGCGGCGAAACTGTCAGATCAGTACCTGTGAGACCACACCACCGATAAAGAGCGCAAGCACGAGGCTGCCCACCCAGATGAGCATGCCTTCACGCAGTCCACGCTCCTTGAGCATCACCATAAGCGAGGCGACACAGGGCACGAACAGTGTAATGGTAATCAATGCGGCAACAATCTGAAAGGCAGAAAGGTCGAGGTGGTAAAGTCCGGCGGCGCCAAAGTCCCTGCGCACCAGTCCCATGACGAATGCCGTCGCAGCCTCACGGGGGAGCTGCAGCCAGTCAACCACCAGTGGCTGCAGTGCATCCATGATCACGGAAAGCGCACCGGTAACCTGCAGCACACTTACGACGAGCGCGCCGATAAAGAACCATGGGCTGGCTTCCTTCATGAAAAACCAGGTCTTGAACAGGGTTTTCTTGGTGACGTTGTTCAGCTGCGGCAAGCGCATATGCGGCAGGTCAATGAGAAGGGGTGATGTCTCGCCGGGCAATGCGCGGTGCATGACCGTACCAACAGCGACCAGGAAACTGAAGATGACGGCTGTGTAGATAACGGTCGCAAGAGGTCCCGCAGTTGCCAGCAAAGCGGCGATCACACCGAGCTGTGCGGAACATGGGATGGCGAGCTGAAGGATGGTGGTGGCGATGGTCTTTTCCCGCTGCGTCCCGAGCAGGCGCGTCGTGATGGTTGCCATGGTCACGCAGCCAAAACCCAGGATAAGGGGGATGACTGCCCGGCCGTTGAGTCCGACAAAACGCAATGCCCGATCCACCAGTGTGGCAAGACGCGGCAGATACCCGCTGTCCTCCAGCACGCTCAGGGCGAAGTAGAAGCCCAGTACAAGCGGCAGAAGCAGGAACAGCAGATATGTCAGTGTCATCGACACTGCTCCGAATTCACCAAACATGATGACGAGCCAGGGATTATCGAAGGAAAAATGATATTCCGCGTCCCGATCTCCCGGCAGTGCACGCGCCTCCTTCCACAGTGCCGGGTTCCCCCGCAATCCTTCATCAAAACGGAAAGACCTGCTCTCCGCCACTTCTCCTTCCGCGTCAAGAACGTCGACAGTCACTGTCGTGGCCGCATGTTCGGCCACCCACGATTTCATGTGGAATTCGACGATGCCTTTTCCAATTCGTCCCTCGGTAAGTTCAACCAGGTCCTGCGCGACAAGTACACCTACAAACAGGTATACGAGGTACAGCACCACGGCAAGAATGGGAAACCCGAACCATGGACTCACCGACCAGCGTCCCAGCATAACGGCAAGGCGTTTTCCGGTTTCGCGATCCGACACCGCGTGTTGCAGTATCCTGTTGACACGATTTCGTCTGTCAATGTAAATGGCCTCGCGTTCGCTGATATCAGCAGGCGGCACGCCATGACGCTCCGCGATCACCTCATCGCCTTCGAGAAGCAACAGCGCCTCGCCCTGCGAGCCGACCGTGCTGAGCGCTTCGTGCAACTGCGCGTGCAGCTTGCGGTTCTGCGAGCCTTCCCGGGCACGAACGACCAGTTCATGCACGGCGTCAAGGCCCTTGTTCTTCACGGCGACCGTTCCGATCACCGGCACACCGAGATCCGCCTCGAGCCGCTCGAGATCAACGGCGATTTTCTGCCGCCGGGCTTCATCGAGCAGGTTCACGACCACGCCGACACGCTTTCCCATATCGATGAGCTGCTGCGTCAGGAACAGGTCGCGCTCAAGATGTACCGCATCCACGATATTGATGATAATGTCACCATTGAGGATGATATCGCGGGCGACGCGCTCCTCGTCGTTGAAGGACGACACGCCGTAAATGCCCGGCGTATCGAAAAGCTCATAATTCAGGTAGCTGGCTTTGGATACTTCGACAGTCGTACCCGGAAAATTCGAAACGTCAACGTAGAGTCCACTCAGATAGTTGAATACTACGGATTTTCCGACGTTCGGATTTCCAACGAGCACGATACGCGGTTTAAGAGGATCGGTCGGAAGGGGTTCCGTACGGAGATGCTTATGCGGTCTGTGTGTGGTCGTCACTTCATCCATAACAGCGGGATCGCTTTCCGGCAGTTCAGAGTGGACTCACCTCAATCGTCGAGGCGAGTTCACCGCTCAGTGCCACTTCCTGATGGTGAAAGACAAGAACGATGGTTCCCCCGGGGAGTTTCTCGAGACAGGATACCACGGCACCTTCCATGAGTCCGATACGGATAAAACGTGAGCGCATCTCCCCGGCAGGGAGCTGTGCGATTCTCGCGCGGCCGCCCTTGCCAAGGGCACTTAATTTCATGTCAGTCATCTTTCGTCTTCCTGCACTTTTCACAGAGTCCGTAAATGTGAAGGACGGCATCCTGGAACTGGTAATTCAACGAACGTGCGGCATCTCTCGCGAGACGCTCAACGCGCTTGTCCACGAATTCCTCGATCGTACCGCAGGATCTGCAGATGACGTGATGATGATGCTCGTTACCGAACATGATCTCGTAGCGTGCGAGACGCTCACCAAAACGGTAACGTGAAACAATGCCGCACTCGGTCAGCTTGTCGAGCGTGTTGTATACCGTGGCACGGGATACTTTGCTTCCGAGCGATTTCATTTTGAGAAAGAGCTCATCCGCGTCGAAATGACCGTTGCACTCGAGTACCGCATCCAGAATTTCAAAACGTTCCGGTGTGACGCGGTACTTGTTGCGTCGAAGATACTGTGTGAAAAACTCTCTGGGATCTGTCTTTTTCATAATTTATTTAGATAAAATCTAAATAGAACATACGGCAAATTTTAATTCAGGTCAAGAGAAAAGCGATAATACTGTGCGAAAAAAATCCTTTTTGCTATATTTTTCCATCTTCCACTAGCCAGGATCAGCCATGATACGCAGATTTTTCCTTCTTATCCTCTTTCTGATGGCATGTACTGCGGACATGCACGCGCAGTCAAATGAAGCGGATGGCATCGTTGGCACCTGGCTGGTGCAGGATGGGAAGGCCAAGATCAAAATTTACAACAAAGCCGGGAAATATCATGGGAAAATCGTCTGGTTGAAAGAACCAAATGATGCCCGGGGAAATCCGAAACTGGACAAGGAAAATCCCGAAGAGAACCTGCGCAGCAAGCCGATCATGGGACTCGTACTGCTCCACGGGTTTGAATACGATGAGGATAATGTCTGGGAGGATGGTGAGATCTATGACCCGAAAAACGGGAAGACCTATTCCTGCGAGCTGACACTTTCCGAAGACGGCAATACACTGGATGTGCGCGGATACATCGGTTTCAGCTTTATCGGCCGCAGCCAGACATGGACGCGCATCGACGGGAAAAAATAGCCGCGCAACGTCTCTGGGTGGCGATAGTCTTCCCTCGCTGCAGGAAAAACAGATACGCTTGCCCAGTATTTGCCGGGGAGCGTATTTTGCAGGATGCAGAGAATGGACCATATCTCTAATATTATCAAAGGGAAAGCACTGCTGGCGCCGATGCTGGCCGTTACGGATATCCCTTTTCGGTCCATCTGCAGGACGTTCGGAGCTGCGCTTACCTATACCGAGATGGTCAGCGCGGCAGGCATCGTGAACTCCTCTTCGCAGAGCTACCGCAACGCAGTCTTTCCCGGGGATGAACATCCCGTGGCACTGCAACTTGTGGCCGCGGATCCTGAACTTGCCAGAGCCGCGCTGCGGCTGCTGCAGCCGATGCAGCCCGACCTCTTCGACATCAATTGCGGGTGTCCGAACGAACGCATCTGTGAAGCCGGCGCCGGCGCGCAGCTGCTCGATGACCTCCCCCGCTTCGCCGCGGTCATAGAAGCGAGTGTTCGTGCAACGGATATTCCTGTGACAGTGAAAGTACGGATGAAGGGGCTGCAAGCCCAGACCGATGTACGGAGCATCGTCCGCGCCGCCGAAGACAGCGGCGCATCCTTTATCACAATACACGCACGCGAACGCAACGCGGAATACAGCGAAGCGGCGAACTGGGAGATGCTCAGCCTCGCGGCCTCGGTGGCATCCATTCCCGTGGTGGGCAATGGCGATATATTTTCCGCCGATGACGCCTTTCGCATGATGGAGGAAACCGGAGTGGACGCCGTCATGGTGGCGCGCGGAAGCCTGGGCACGCCATGGATCTTTCGCGACATCAACCTGCAGCAGCGCAATACCGTGCACGAGGCTCCACCTCCCAACAACGAGCTGGTCAGCGTCGTGCGCAGGCATCTCGAGCACCTGCTGAGGGAATTCGGCGAGGTACGCGCTCTCCCCCGCATCCGAAAACATGTCCTCTGGTACGCCAGGCCATACGAAGGCTTTGATGAGATCAGGCGCGACGTGTTCCAGACCGATACAGCAGAGAATATCATAGCGCGTGCTATGGAGAATTTTGAAAACGCAACGCCGCTTCCTGCGGACAGCACTCTCCTGCTCGAAAGGGAAACAGCCTTTCGCGAGCGGGTGCTGTTCTGGGCACGTGGCGTTCTCCGTGCGGAAGGGTAACAGGTTACGGTTTAACGCAACGCAACTCCGCCGTGCGGTTTGCGTATAGCACAGCACGGATTACATCTCGCATCCTGCAATAGTGACAACAACTGGGAACTTCATGCTTCAGGTATCGCATCTCCACAAGGAATTTTCAAGCGTCACCGCTGTGGATGACGTGTCGTTTGAGGTCCGCCCGGGACAGATATTCGGTCTTATCGGACCGAACGGTGCAGGGAAATCTACGACGATTCGCATGATCATGGATATTATTCAGCCTGACCGCGGCCAGGTGCTTCTCGACGGTACGGTGATGCGTGAAGAGATGAAAAACATGGTCGGCTATCTGCCGGAGGAGCGGGGGCTGTACCGGAAAAACAAACTTCTCAATGTCATTTCGTACTTCGGTTCCCTCAAGGGGATGTCGCAGGCTGAAGCACGCGAAGCGGCGCGTCCCATGCTCGAGCATTTCTCCCTGCTTCCATACGAAAAACGCAACGTCGAGGAACTGTCGAAAGGCAATCAACAGAAAGTGCAGTTCATCATATCCATCCTGCATCAGCCCCGCCTGCTCGTGCTCGATGAGCTGTTTGCGGGTCTCGACCCGGTCAACCAGGAGCTGATGAAAGAGGCCCTGCTGAAGCTTCGTGAGGAAAATCGCGCCATCATTTTCTCCACGCATCAGATGGAACAGGCGGAGAAGCTCTGCGACGAACTGCTGATGATCAATCATGGCACCACAGTGCTTCATGGAACCCCTGCCGAGATCAAGCGCGTGCATGGAAGGAATGCCGTCCATGTTGAATACACCGGTGACGCCGGCGTCCTCCAGCAGCTCGACGGTGTACGTATTACGGATCGCGCACGCAATTACGCTGAACTGGAACTCGACGAAGGCGTGCGCACGAACGACATCATCAGCGCTCTCCTCCCGCATGCGGATATTCACCGCATCGCCCGCATCGAGCCTTCGCTTCACGCAATATTTCTGCAGGTGGCAGCGCAGCAGGATGACCCGGTCCGGCCCGCGTCCGATACTCATGTCCCCCCTCCTCCGCGACTGAAAACAAAGGAGCCCCGTGTGCGCAGACAGTTTTTAAACATGCTGATTTTCCTCACCGTCGCCGTCGTTATCATGCTCGATTTTCGCAATGGCTTCGAGCCGATGAAAGGGGTGTTCGTGCTCCTTGCTGTCGCCGCCGCCGGTTACTCCTTCATCCGTTTCCAGAGATTCAAAAAGGAAGCTGAGCAGGGGGGCAATGGAGACCGACAGGAGGATGGGAAATGAGACTCACCAGCAAGGCACTGCGCGTTGCCAGATGGGAATTCATCGAGCGTGTAAAGACGAAAAGTTTTCTGATCGGACTGTTTCTCACTCCTGGCATCATGGTGCTCTTCGCCGCGGGGCCAGCTCTGCTCAAAGATTCGCTGGAGCACGAAGAACCCCAGCGTATTGCAGTATATGATATGAGCGGCATCGTCTACGACACGCTGGCCGCCTCGCTGGCCGATTCGCCAAAACTCAACAACGGGAAACCGCGCTACGAGCTCGAGCGCGTTGAAGCCGCAGGCCGCAGCCTGCAGGGCGTGAAGGCCGACCTCGACAGCGCACTCCTACGTGAAAGTCTTGTTGCGGCCATTCTGATCCCGGAGGACGTCACCGATTCGCACAGTATCGAGTATCGATCGATGAACGTTTCCGACATCGAAGGCATAAGAAGGCTGGAACGGCGCATCAGCACAATTGTCTCCGAGTACAAGATTGCGCATGCCGGACTCGATCCCGATCGCGTACGCGAACTGAGCGAATCCACCGACATGCGAACCGTACGAATTTCTGAAAAAGGCGAGGAGGAATCCGGTTTCCTTGAATCGTTCGGCCTCTCGTACGTCTTCCTGATTTTCATGCTCATCATGATCCTTTCGTCGGGACAGATGCTTGTCCGCAGCATGGTCGAGGAAAAGAGCAACCGAATCGTGGAGGTGCTCATTTCTTCCTGCTCTCCGATGGACCTGATGTTCGGAAAAATTGTCGGCATCAGCATGCTGGCGCTTGTGCAGGTGCTGTTCTGGACCTCGATCGGGGTCACGCTCGTGATGGCAGCGGATATCTCAAACCTGCCGCTCGACAATCTCTGGCTGATGATGCTGTATTTCTTCCTCGGCTTCCTTTTCTACGCCGGGATATTTGTGGCCTTCGGCAGTCTCGCCTCCACCGAACAGGAAGCGCAGCAAATGACAGGATATCTCTCGATGCTGCTGATGCTGCCGATCGTCATTGCGGTGATGGCCACACAGAGTCCGAACTCTCCCCTGCTCGTCGTTCTCACCATGATCCCCCTGATCACACCGCAGATGATGTTCGTGCGCCTGC
Protein-coding regions in this window:
- the serC gene encoding 3-phosphoserine/phosphohydroxythreonine transaminase — protein: MPMRSHNFFAGPAVLPLPVIEAARDAAFDFAGMGMSIMEISHRSKEFDAVIQKAQSDTLKIMGLSADDYAVLFLGGGASTQFAMVPMNFLHGKADYINTGAWSKKAIKEAKMLGACNVAATSEDQNFNYIPKEMQLTADADYVHYTSNNTIFGTEFKSIPDVGNVPLVCDMSSDMLSREMDYSRFNLIYAGAQKNLGPSGVTLVIVKKSWIEEKAKGDIPTMMRYGTHVDKDSMFNTPPVFPIFVLGKTLEWILAEGGLGAIQERNEKKAALLYDLFDAHADFYKGTVANPDDRSLMNVTFRLPSEELEAKFIAEAKEQKMFGLKGHRSVGGCRASIYNACPVDSVEALARFMEQFYTANK
- a CDS encoding D-2-hydroxyacid dehydrogenase, with product MDPKRLCIQGAESDFPASIRSFITTQNTEFVMKILITDGISEAGAKMLQDAGHEVVQQKLDPDQLLQQIGEYEAILVRSATKVRQDVIDAGSKLKVIGRGGVGLDNIDVAYAKEKGIAVVNTPGASSISVAELAVAHMFAVSRFLPASNIEMRNGEWPKKAFSKGMELTGKTLGLIGFGNIGRETAKRALGLGMNVVAYDPFVKETDMDVTLMSKDDLLAAADYISLHIPFIKEEGPTITAAEFAKMKDGVVLVNCARGGVVAESDLLEALNSGKVRAAGIDVYENEPVTDAQTALINHANVSVTPHIGASTVEGQARVGIEIAERVIDALKS
- a CDS encoding DUF1015 family protein, translating into MATLRPFKAYRPKPELAAEVAAKPYDVLNSDEAREEVKGHPLSFLHIGKPEVDLDPSLDIHDAAVYEKGRENLQKLISDEVLVEDAAPSLYLYAQTMGEHTQYGLVGCAAVEEYWDDTIKKHEYTRKDKEEDRCNHVRVTNAHTGPIFLTYPDNPDVDAIVDGVRAQPPVTDHVAADGIRHQTWVINDADTVARLSSLFETIPNLYVADGHHRSAAAAIVGRERAKANPEHRGDEEYNFFLAVYFPAGQLRIMDYNRVVKDLNGLSEEQFFEKLGTLFTVTPADAQVRPEAKGSFGLYMDSKWYHLRANDELLNTADPVERLDVAILQNKVLSPILGIQDPRTDKRIDFVGGIRGLDELERRVNSGEMKLAISMFPTSIEELMAIADAGKVMPPKSTWFEPKLRDGLFVHFLD
- a CDS encoding ferrous iron transporter B, producing the protein MTTTHRPHKHLRTEPLPTDPLKPRIVLVGNPNVGKSVVFNYLSGLYVDVSNFPGTTVEVSKASYLNYELFDTPGIYGVSSFNDEERVARDIILNGDIIINIVDAVHLERDLFLTQQLIDMGKRVGVVVNLLDEARRQKIAVDLERLEADLGVPVIGTVAVKNKGLDAVHELVVRAREGSQNRKLHAQLHEALSTVGSQGEALLLLEGDEVIAERHGVPPADISEREAIYIDRRNRVNRILQHAVSDRETGKRLAVMLGRWSVSPWFGFPILAVVLYLVYLFVGVLVAQDLVELTEGRIGKGIVEFHMKSWVAEHAATTVTVDVLDAEGEVAESRSFRFDEGLRGNPALWKEARALPGDRDAEYHFSFDNPWLVIMFGEFGAVSMTLTYLLFLLLPLVLGFYFALSVLEDSGYLPRLATLVDRALRFVGLNGRAVIPLILGFGCVTMATITTRLLGTQREKTIATTILQLAIPCSAQLGVIAALLATAGPLATVIYTAVIFSFLVAVGTVMHRALPGETSPLLIDLPHMRLPQLNNVTKKTLFKTWFFMKEASPWFFIGALVVSVLQVTGALSVIMDALQPLVVDWLQLPREAATAFVMGLVRRDFGAAGLYHLDLSAFQIVAALITITLFVPCVASLMVMLKERGLREGMLIWVGSLVLALFIGGVVSQVLI
- a CDS encoding ferrous iron transport protein A — encoded protein: MTDMKLSALGKGGRARIAQLPAGEMRSRFIRIGLMEGAVVSCLEKLPGGTIVLVFHHQEVALSGELASTIEVSPL
- a CDS encoding transcriptional repressor is translated as MKKTDPREFFTQYLRRNKYRVTPERFEILDAVLECNGHFDADELFLKMKSLGSKVSRATVYNTLDKLTECGIVSRYRFGERLARYEIMFGNEHHHHVICRSCGTIEEFVDKRVERLARDAARSLNYQFQDAVLHIYGLCEKCRKTKDD
- a CDS encoding DUF2147 domain-containing protein, with amino-acid sequence MIRRFFLLILFLMACTADMHAQSNEADGIVGTWLVQDGKAKIKIYNKAGKYHGKIVWLKEPNDARGNPKLDKENPEENLRSKPIMGLVLLHGFEYDEDNVWEDGEIYDPKNGKTYSCELTLSEDGNTLDVRGYIGFSFIGRSQTWTRIDGKK
- a CDS encoding tRNA-dihydrouridine synthase, producing MDHISNIIKGKALLAPMLAVTDIPFRSICRTFGAALTYTEMVSAAGIVNSSSQSYRNAVFPGDEHPVALQLVAADPELARAALRLLQPMQPDLFDINCGCPNERICEAGAGAQLLDDLPRFAAVIEASVRATDIPVTVKVRMKGLQAQTDVRSIVRAAEDSGASFITIHARERNAEYSEAANWEMLSLAASVASIPVVGNGDIFSADDAFRMMEETGVDAVMVARGSLGTPWIFRDINLQQRNTVHEAPPPNNELVSVVRRHLEHLLREFGEVRALPRIRKHVLWYARPYEGFDEIRRDVFQTDTAENIIARAMENFENATPLPADSTLLLERETAFRERVLFWARGVLRAEG
- a CDS encoding ATP-binding cassette domain-containing protein, which gives rise to MLQVSHLHKEFSSVTAVDDVSFEVRPGQIFGLIGPNGAGKSTTIRMIMDIIQPDRGQVLLDGTVMREEMKNMVGYLPEERGLYRKNKLLNVISYFGSLKGMSQAEAREAARPMLEHFSLLPYEKRNVEELSKGNQQKVQFIISILHQPRLLVLDELFAGLDPVNQELMKEALLKLREENRAIIFSTHQMEQAEKLCDELLMINHGTTVLHGTPAEIKRVHGRNAVHVEYTGDAGVLQQLDGVRITDRARNYAELELDEGVRTNDIISALLPHADIHRIARIEPSLHAIFLQVAAQQDDPVRPASDTHVPPPPRLKTKEPRVRRQFLNMLIFLTVAVVIMLDFRNGFEPMKGVFVLLAVAAAGYSFIRFQRFKKEAEQGGNGDRQEDGK
- a CDS encoding ABC transporter permease; protein product: MRLTSKALRVARWEFIERVKTKSFLIGLFLTPGIMVLFAAGPALLKDSLEHEEPQRIAVYDMSGIVYDTLAASLADSPKLNNGKPRYELERVEAAGRSLQGVKADLDSALLRESLVAAILIPEDVTDSHSIEYRSMNVSDIEGIRRLERRISTIVSEYKIAHAGLDPDRVRELSESTDMRTVRISEKGEEESGFLESFGLSYVFLIFMLIMILSSGQMLVRSMVEEKSNRIVEVLISSCSPMDLMFGKIVGISMLALVQVLFWTSIGVTLVMAADISNLPLDNLWLMMLYFFLGFLFYAGIFVAFGSLASTEQEAQQMTGYLSMLLMLPIVIAVMATQSPNSPLLVVLTMIPLITPQMMFVRLPITSPPTWEIALSLLVLISAIVFTIWIAAKIFRTGILLTGKRPGLTEIFRWIRS